CGACGGCGAACCGACCGGTGGCCGGGTCGGCTTCGGAAAGGGTGTAGCCGCGCTGGAATTCGGTCTTGGATCCTTTCGGATCCGGGAACCAGAACCGCAACCACGCCGCCGGCTCGGGCTCGACCTCGTCGAACAGCGTCGTCGACTCCATCCGGACCCGCACCATATGCGGTGCGATCAGCTGGGTTTCAAGCACCGTCGCCATATGGTCGCGCGCGCCGTAGCCCCTCATCACCACGCCGGAAAATCCGCGTGCCATCAACGGTCCTCTCCCGCGGCGGTGTGGCCGCCACGACTTCGGTGATCGGACGCCCGGGCGGGATCTCCCCGACCAGCCCCTTGATCGACGCGGCCAGCAACAGCCGCACGTACTCCGCACTCGCCAACTCCGGGAGCACACCGTGTGCGGCGCCCAGCCGCGGGTGCCCGGCCAGCCGCTGCGCCACGGCGTCGCGTTCCGCCGCGAACCTGTCGGCCTGGTCG
The nucleotide sequence above comes from Mycobacterium kiyosense. Encoded proteins:
- a CDS encoding hypothetical protein (frameshifted, insertion at around 4310539,4310663) — protein: MARGFSGVVMRGYGARDHMATVLETQLIAPHMVRVRMESTTLFDEVEPEPAAWLRFWFPDPKGSKTEFQRGYTLSEADPATGRFAVDVVLHEPAGPASTWARNVAPGASIAVMVLMGSTRFDVPEEQPAGYLLIGDSASIPRDQRDHRNRPG